In one Corallococcus sp. EGB genomic region, the following are encoded:
- the nagA gene encoding N-acetylglucosamine-6-phosphate deacetylase — protein sequence MPTVLQGARVFTGDQLLEGHAVVIGDGTVHAVVPSSEVPTGATVHTLPGDTLLAPGFVDVQVNGAGGVLFNDTPTEEAALAIASAMRTCGTTGLLPTFITDDADRMREACEAALSATARPDSGVLGIHLEGPFISRERAGVHAPSFIRAPDPRDLDYLTTLPRRFAAHGGRVLMTLAPECVDDATLRRLASSGVVLSAGHTAASSERTTQALKAGVRGFTHLFNAMPPVMNRQPGPIVAALNHDDAWCGVIADGVHVHADNLRLLLKVKPPGKVFLVTDAMPPVGTPVTSFTLQGRTILRRHGRLETEDGTLAGADIDLTAAVRHCLHSLGVPLEEALRMASLHPATFIGVHGHRGRIAPGHRADLVLLTPDLSVHSTWVGGQTKSKASH from the coding sequence ATGCCCACCGTCCTCCAAGGCGCACGCGTCTTCACCGGGGACCAGCTCCTCGAAGGGCATGCCGTCGTCATCGGGGACGGCACCGTTCACGCCGTCGTGCCCTCGTCCGAAGTCCCCACTGGCGCCACCGTGCACACGCTGCCCGGTGACACGCTGCTGGCCCCAGGCTTCGTCGACGTGCAGGTCAACGGCGCGGGCGGAGTGCTCTTCAACGACACACCCACCGAGGAGGCCGCGCTCGCCATCGCCTCCGCCATGCGGACGTGCGGCACCACAGGCCTGCTGCCCACCTTCATCACCGACGACGCCGACCGCATGCGCGAAGCCTGCGAGGCCGCGCTCTCCGCTACCGCGCGCCCCGACAGTGGAGTGCTCGGCATCCACCTGGAGGGCCCGTTCATCAGCCGTGAGCGCGCCGGTGTCCACGCACCATCCTTCATCCGCGCGCCCGACCCTCGCGACCTGGACTACCTCACCACCCTGCCCCGCCGCTTCGCCGCGCACGGAGGCCGTGTGCTGATGACGCTCGCGCCCGAGTGCGTGGACGACGCCACGCTGCGCCGCCTCGCGAGCTCCGGCGTGGTGCTCAGCGCGGGCCACACCGCCGCCAGCAGCGAGCGCACCACCCAGGCCCTGAAAGCCGGCGTGCGCGGCTTCACCCACCTGTTCAACGCCATGCCCCCGGTGATGAACCGCCAGCCCGGCCCCATCGTCGCCGCGCTCAATCACGACGACGCGTGGTGCGGCGTCATCGCGGACGGCGTGCACGTGCACGCGGACAACCTGCGCCTGCTCCTCAAGGTCAAACCGCCCGGCAAGGTGTTCCTCGTCACGGACGCCATGCCGCCCGTCGGCACGCCCGTCACGTCCTTCACGCTCCAGGGCCGCACCATCCTGCGCCGCCATGGCCGCCTGGAGACGGAGGATGGCACGCTCGCGGGAGCGGACATCGACCTCACGGCGGCCGTGCGCCATTGCCTCCACTCGCTCGGGGTTCCGCTGGAGGAGGCGCTGCGCATGGCCTCGCTCCATCCCGCCACGTTCATTGGCGTGCACGGCCACCGGGGCCGCATCGCCCCCGGACACCGCGCGGACCTCGTGCTGTTGACGCCGGACCTTTCCGTTCACAGCACATGGGTGGGCGGACAGACAAAATCCAAAGCCAGCCATTAA
- a CDS encoding SIS domain-containing protein, with translation MDPTLKTPSLPALAREAAQAPDAARRQLERCRETFAYLGARLRRTPPRFVVTCARGSSDHAAVYGKYLIETTLGRAVASLGPSVASVYNTRSLDLHDALFIAVSQSGRSPDLLRMTEAARAGGAVVLGFINDEASPLATLCDVGIPLSAGPEHSVAATKSYLLSGLAFLQLVAHWSDSAELHEAARRFPDALEAAGKLDWWPALATLKDAHSLYVVGRGSGLGAALEMALKLKETCRLHAEAFSAAEVLHGPLELVRPGFPVLALGQDDNAAQGTRDVVQRMVELGANVHSALPVTGARALPTLPGLPAALAPLCQVQSFYFAVHQLAAARGLDPDAPKHLRKVTETV, from the coding sequence GTGGACCCCACCCTGAAAACCCCATCCCTTCCCGCGCTCGCACGGGAGGCCGCCCAGGCTCCGGACGCGGCCCGCCGCCAGCTCGAACGCTGCCGAGAGACCTTCGCCTACCTGGGCGCTCGCCTGCGCCGCACGCCACCCCGCTTCGTCGTCACCTGCGCGCGAGGCAGCTCCGACCATGCGGCCGTCTATGGCAAGTACCTCATCGAAACCACGCTGGGCCGCGCCGTCGCATCGCTCGGCCCCAGCGTCGCGTCCGTCTACAACACGCGCTCCCTGGACCTGCACGACGCGCTCTTCATCGCCGTCTCCCAGTCCGGCCGGAGCCCCGACCTCCTGCGCATGACCGAGGCCGCCCGCGCGGGCGGCGCCGTCGTCCTGGGCTTCATCAACGACGAAGCTTCGCCGCTGGCCACGCTGTGCGACGTGGGCATCCCGCTGTCCGCCGGCCCCGAGCACAGCGTCGCCGCCACCAAGTCCTATCTGCTCTCCGGGCTCGCCTTCCTCCAGCTCGTCGCGCACTGGTCGGACTCCGCGGAGCTGCATGAGGCCGCACGGCGCTTCCCGGACGCACTGGAGGCCGCGGGGAAGCTCGACTGGTGGCCGGCGCTCGCGACGCTCAAGGATGCCCACAGCCTCTATGTCGTCGGACGGGGCAGTGGCCTGGGCGCCGCGCTGGAGATGGCCCTCAAGCTCAAGGAGACCTGCCGCCTGCACGCGGAGGCCTTCAGCGCCGCGGAGGTCCTCCACGGTCCGCTCGAGCTCGTGCGTCCGGGCTTCCCCGTGCTCGCGCTGGGCCAGGACGACAACGCCGCGCAGGGCACTCGCGACGTCGTGCAGCGCATGGTCGAGCTGGGCGCGAACGTCCACTCCGCCCTGCCCGTCACCGGCGCTCGGGCCCTGCCCACGCTGCCGGGCCTTCCCGCGGCGCTCGCGCCGCTCTGCCAGGTGCAGAGCTTCTACTTCGCGGTGCACCAGCTCGCGGCAGCACGTGGGCTGGATCCGGATGCACCCAAGCACTTGCGCAAGGTCACGGAGACCGTGTGA
- a CDS encoding DUF3817 domain-containing protein: MLKTALGRFRVVAFWEGLSFLVLLLIAMPLKYVLHMPLGVRVAGMAHGLLFMGYLYTLMMAAIEYRWGAKRIAVAVVASVVPGGTFWLDAKLRGEALALEAAKTR, encoded by the coding sequence ATGCTGAAGACCGCCCTGGGCCGTTTCCGCGTCGTCGCCTTCTGGGAAGGCCTGTCCTTCCTGGTGCTGCTGCTCATCGCCATGCCGCTGAAGTACGTGCTGCACATGCCCCTGGGCGTGCGCGTGGCGGGCATGGCGCACGGCCTGCTGTTCATGGGGTACCTCTACACGTTGATGATGGCGGCCATCGAATACCGCTGGGGCGCGAAGCGGATCGCCGTGGCTGTCGTGGCCTCGGTCGTGCCGGGCGGGACGTTCTGGCTGGACGCGAAGTTGCGTGGGGAAGCGCTCGCGCTGGAGGCGGCGAAGACGCGCTGA
- a CDS encoding Uma2 family endonuclease — protein MGRHTDKVGDAFPRAPSQEEWDRMGQEERDRVVATLPNEVTYEEMAMPEGDDHQEPKLLAREALRGYFKRRGRKAYVGSELPVYYPAERRFAPDLLVVLDVENHRRKKWLVSHEGHGLDWVMEIHAGGDRKKDAEYNVSRYARLGIPEYFIFDGGGLALEGYRLATPDARVYTRMESRNGRFTSEVLGLDLQVEGEDVRFWAGNAPLLVSEEFIERLEDQTMTLQRRAQEESRRADEESRRADEAERRFKELEAELARLKKSQG, from the coding sequence ATGGGACGTCATACCGACAAGGTTGGAGATGCCTTTCCCCGGGCGCCTTCGCAGGAAGAATGGGATCGGATGGGGCAGGAGGAGCGGGACCGGGTGGTGGCAACACTGCCGAATGAGGTGACGTACGAAGAGATGGCGATGCCCGAGGGGGACGACCATCAGGAGCCCAAGTTGCTCGCCCGCGAAGCGCTCCGGGGCTACTTCAAGCGTCGCGGGCGCAAGGCTTACGTAGGCTCGGAATTGCCCGTGTATTACCCGGCGGAGCGACGGTTCGCGCCGGACCTGTTGGTCGTGCTGGACGTGGAGAACCACCGACGGAAGAAGTGGTTGGTCAGTCACGAGGGGCACGGGCTCGACTGGGTGATGGAGATCCACGCCGGAGGCGATCGGAAGAAGGATGCCGAGTACAACGTGAGCCGGTATGCCCGTCTGGGAATCCCCGAGTACTTCATCTTCGATGGGGGAGGGCTCGCGTTGGAGGGCTACCGGCTGGCAACACCGGATGCGCGCGTCTACACGCGCATGGAGTCCCGGAATGGTCGCTTCACCTCTGAGGTGTTGGGGCTCGACCTCCAGGTCGAAGGCGAGGACGTGCGCTTCTGGGCAGGCAACGCGCCGTTGCTGGTCTCCGAGGAGTTCATCGAACGCCTGGAAGATCAGACGATGACCCTGCAACGGCGTGCCCAGGAGGAATCCCGGCGCGCGGATGAGGAATCCCGGCGCGCGGACGAGGCCGAACGCCGTTTCAAGGAACTCGAAGCCGAGCTCGCCCGGCTGAAGAAGTCCCAAGGCTGA
- a CDS encoding ComF family protein, with protein MWKALLDLIYPPMCLACAKVLPGVGAVFCETCDTALERLPPACCRTCAEPGAFPRNTCPRCRTVPPPFSRAWAPFAHEGPVARAIHRFKYEDHPDLAAPLGVLLADEARRFLRSAPGCVVALPLHVRRFRKRQYDQAHLLAGELAKASGRTAPAGWLERTRETRRQVGLSEAERAGNVAGAFAASRAVKGQEVLLVDDVFTTGSTARAAAIALRDAGATRVEVLTLARAFTLA; from the coding sequence ATGTGGAAGGCCCTGCTGGATTTGATTTACCCGCCCATGTGTCTGGCCTGCGCGAAGGTGCTGCCGGGCGTGGGCGCGGTGTTCTGCGAGACATGTGACACGGCGTTGGAGCGGCTGCCGCCCGCGTGTTGCCGGACATGCGCGGAACCAGGCGCGTTCCCGAGGAACACCTGTCCCCGTTGCCGGACGGTGCCGCCGCCGTTCAGCCGGGCGTGGGCGCCGTTCGCGCATGAAGGCCCGGTGGCGAGGGCCATTCACCGGTTCAAGTACGAGGACCATCCGGACCTCGCGGCGCCGCTGGGCGTGCTGCTCGCGGACGAAGCGCGGCGGTTCCTGAGGAGCGCGCCCGGGTGCGTGGTGGCGCTGCCGCTGCATGTGCGGCGCTTCCGGAAACGGCAGTACGACCAGGCGCACCTGTTGGCGGGCGAGTTGGCGAAGGCCTCGGGGCGGACAGCACCTGCGGGCTGGCTGGAGCGCACGCGGGAGACGCGAAGGCAGGTGGGGCTGAGTGAAGCGGAGCGCGCGGGCAACGTGGCGGGAGCGTTCGCGGCGTCGCGAGCGGTGAAGGGGCAGGAGGTGCTGCTCGTGGACGATGTGTTCACCACGGGGTCCACTGCGCGAGCCGCCGCCATCGCCCTGCGGGACGCTGGGGCCACGCGCGTGGAGGTGCTGACATTGGCGAGGGCGTTCACCCTCGCCTGA
- a CDS encoding RNA ligase RtcB family protein: MTTPSSETSTAATVRIIASPQSWVEGEAVRQLEAVSRLPGMRLAVGLPDLHPGKGAPVGAAFESEGFLYPYLVGSDIGCGMGLWDVDLPTRKAKAERWAAKLDLEGPWEGDTGAVLAEHGAQSTGFEAALGTVGGGNHFAEVQRVEEVHDARVFEALGLREERLLLLVHSGSRGLGEAILRKHVDRHAAGGLAADSDEARAYLTRHDGAVLWAKANRALVAQRALEGIGATGRRVLDVCHNSVTARHSGGRVGWLHRKGAAPWDEGPVVIPGSRGALSYLVLPVGTGEQSAFSLAHGAGRKWTRSAARDRMKERFTAESLTRTSFKSHVVCEDRDLLFEEAPPAYKAIDRVVTDLVEAGLVRVVATLAPVLTYKTRSRTAE, translated from the coding sequence ATGACCACACCCTCTTCTGAAACCTCCACGGCCGCGACCGTGCGCATCATCGCCTCGCCCCAGTCCTGGGTGGAGGGCGAGGCCGTCCGCCAACTGGAGGCCGTGTCGCGGCTGCCGGGCATGAGGCTCGCGGTGGGACTGCCGGACCTGCATCCCGGCAAGGGCGCTCCGGTGGGCGCCGCCTTCGAGTCCGAGGGTTTCCTCTATCCCTACCTCGTGGGCAGCGACATCGGCTGTGGCATGGGCCTGTGGGACGTGGACCTGCCGACGCGCAAGGCGAAGGCGGAGCGGTGGGCGGCGAAGCTGGACCTGGAGGGGCCGTGGGAGGGGGACACGGGCGCGGTCCTCGCGGAGCACGGCGCGCAGAGCACGGGCTTCGAGGCGGCGCTGGGCACGGTGGGCGGCGGCAACCACTTCGCGGAGGTGCAGCGGGTGGAGGAGGTGCACGACGCGCGCGTCTTCGAGGCGCTGGGCCTGCGGGAGGAGCGGTTGCTGTTGCTCGTGCACTCGGGGTCGCGCGGGCTGGGGGAGGCCATCCTGCGCAAGCATGTCGACCGGCATGCGGCGGGCGGACTGGCGGCGGACTCGGACGAGGCGCGCGCCTATCTCACGCGGCACGACGGCGCGGTGTTGTGGGCGAAGGCGAACCGGGCGCTGGTGGCGCAACGGGCGTTGGAAGGGATTGGGGCGACGGGGCGGCGGGTGTTGGACGTGTGCCACAACAGCGTGACCGCGCGACACTCGGGCGGGCGCGTGGGGTGGTTGCATCGAAAAGGCGCGGCGCCCTGGGACGAGGGGCCGGTGGTGATTCCCGGCAGTCGTGGCGCGCTGAGCTATCTGGTGTTGCCGGTGGGCACGGGCGAGCAGAGCGCGTTCAGCCTGGCGCACGGCGCGGGGCGCAAGTGGACGCGCTCGGCGGCGCGGGACCGGATGAAGGAGCGCTTCACGGCGGAGTCGCTGACGCGCACGTCCTTCAAGAGCCACGTGGTGTGCGAGGACCGGGACCTGCTCTTCGAGGAGGCGCCGCCGGCGTACAAGGCCATCGACCGTGTGGTGACGGACCTGGTGGAGGCGGGGCTGGTGCGGGTGGTGGCGACGCTGGCGCCGGTGCTCACGTACAAGACGCGGAGCCGCACGGCGGAGTGA
- a CDS encoding 23S rRNA (pseudouridine(1915)-N(3))-methyltransferase RlmH, whose protein sequence is MKVRLLSIGKDRSGLFEPAVQEYARRLEHYTRFELLELNEASGRKLKPGEAKSAEAAAILGKRKPQDWLVALDERGTLLDSVELSRYVAKAQTGAKDLLFVIGGDEGLDDSVRGAAHQVMSLSRMTLPHRLARVVLIEQLYRAFTILKGEPYHK, encoded by the coding sequence GTGAAGGTCCGCCTCCTCTCCATCGGAAAGGACCGCTCCGGACTGTTCGAGCCCGCCGTGCAGGAGTACGCGCGGCGGCTCGAGCACTACACGCGCTTCGAGCTTTTGGAGCTGAACGAGGCCTCGGGCCGCAAGCTCAAGCCCGGCGAGGCGAAGTCCGCGGAGGCCGCCGCCATCCTCGGCAAGCGCAAGCCGCAGGACTGGCTGGTGGCGCTGGACGAGCGCGGCACGCTGCTGGATTCGGTGGAGCTCAGCCGCTACGTCGCCAAGGCGCAGACGGGCGCGAAGGACCTGCTCTTCGTCATTGGTGGTGACGAGGGGCTGGATGACTCGGTGCGCGGCGCGGCGCATCAGGTGATGTCGCTCTCGCGGATGACGCTGCCCCACCGGCTGGCGCGGGTGGTGCTCATCGAGCAGCTCTACCGCGCGTTCACCATCCTGAAGGGCGAGCCCTACCACAAGTAG
- the rsfS gene encoding ribosome silencing factor — MATKKKTPASKAKAKTGTRAPARKKTAAKKAAKTRLRPAARKKAPARKKAAKVAAPPAPPKPAENAKARELARRIGNLLLDKKATDVVILDMRGMTSYADYIVIASGESDRQVSAMAENVQVQLKQDPQPLRPISTEGFETGQWVLLDYDDVVAHLFNGDVRAFYDLDGLWADAPREKLS; from the coding sequence ATGGCCACGAAGAAGAAGACCCCTGCATCCAAGGCGAAGGCGAAGACCGGCACCCGGGCTCCGGCCCGCAAGAAGACGGCCGCGAAGAAGGCCGCGAAGACCCGCCTGCGTCCGGCGGCGCGCAAGAAGGCCCCCGCGCGCAAGAAGGCCGCGAAGGTCGCCGCCCCTCCCGCGCCTCCCAAGCCCGCGGAGAACGCGAAGGCGCGCGAGCTGGCGCGCCGCATCGGCAACCTGCTGCTGGACAAGAAGGCCACGGACGTCGTCATCCTCGACATGCGCGGGATGACGTCCTACGCGGACTACATCGTCATCGCCTCCGGCGAGAGCGACCGCCAGGTGAGCGCCATGGCGGAGAACGTCCAGGTGCAGCTCAAGCAGGACCCGCAGCCGCTGCGTCCCATCAGCACGGAGGGCTTTGAGACGGGCCAGTGGGTGCTCCTGGACTACGACGACGTCGTGGCCCACCTGTTCAACGGCGACGTGCGCGCCTTCTACGACCTGGACGGCCTGTGGGCGGACGCGCCCCGGGAGAAGCTGTCCTAG
- a CDS encoding tetratricopeptide repeat protein encodes MSDARLEQFKKMTVQFPDAPMAWFSLGKLHLERKEYDSAIQSLENAVRLDPKYAAALVSLGDAYAGAGKTDKAKEVLTTARDHALAQQHPSLAEEIDERIADLD; translated from the coding sequence ATGAGCGACGCCCGCCTGGAACAATTCAAGAAGATGACGGTCCAGTTCCCCGACGCCCCCATGGCCTGGTTCTCCCTGGGGAAGCTCCACCTGGAGCGCAAGGAGTACGACAGCGCCATCCAGAGCCTGGAGAACGCCGTCCGCCTGGACCCGAAATACGCCGCCGCCCTCGTCTCCCTGGGGGACGCCTACGCGGGGGCCGGCAAGACGGACAAGGCGAAGGAGGTGCTCACCACCGCTCGCGACCACGCGCTCGCCCAGCAGCACCCCAGCCTGGCGGAGGAGATCGACGAGCGCATCGCCGACCTGGACTGA
- a CDS encoding TetR family transcriptional regulator, protein MMSRVLPLLLCLFVAAPAGAMSGLEQARAKAQAARTEARTLRTRQQGLRDELNGLAARIESLKAQRQGKLTPGGELEAALRRSQELSGELTGLAQSVSGADGEVERAHLALHGALSQELTRLRAAWDATTDRAERARLLEQMRSVRGEREAVRAALPASQVPALDGAARGDDPEDLLAQADALRDTQDKVRQRLQALKTRITEVREERDLDRRMNDFLGEESMFDDQDRRLRMRTSGDRGLQLAPTQRGSGRLPWVSAGESDQAPNYAGGPAPGNGGEVSAGGTPPSVTASDRRPQVDPVRAQALAAGGAEDVGLMEQEAARLESLEHELDGRAGALEQRAKTLAP, encoded by the coding sequence ATGATGTCGCGTGTCCTCCCCCTCCTCCTGTGCCTGTTCGTGGCGGCTCCCGCCGGGGCGATGTCCGGCCTGGAGCAGGCGCGCGCGAAGGCCCAGGCGGCGCGCACGGAGGCACGCACCCTGCGCACCCGGCAGCAGGGGCTGCGCGACGAGCTCAACGGCCTGGCCGCGCGCATCGAGTCCCTCAAGGCGCAGCGCCAGGGGAAGCTCACGCCCGGCGGCGAGCTGGAGGCCGCGCTGCGCCGCTCGCAGGAGCTGAGCGGGGAGCTGACGGGGCTGGCGCAGTCGGTGTCCGGCGCGGACGGAGAGGTGGAGCGCGCGCACCTGGCGCTGCACGGCGCGCTGTCCCAGGAGCTGACGCGCCTGCGCGCGGCGTGGGACGCGACGACGGACCGGGCGGAGCGGGCGCGGCTCTTGGAGCAGATGCGCTCCGTGCGCGGCGAGCGGGAGGCCGTGCGCGCGGCGCTGCCCGCCTCGCAGGTGCCGGCGCTGGATGGCGCGGCGCGCGGGGATGATCCGGAGGACCTGCTCGCGCAGGCGGACGCGCTGCGCGACACCCAGGACAAGGTGCGCCAGCGGCTCCAGGCGCTGAAGACACGCATCACCGAGGTGCGCGAGGAGCGCGACCTGGACCGCCGCATGAACGACTTCCTGGGGGAGGAGTCCATGTTCGACGACCAGGACCGCCGCCTGCGCATGCGCACGTCGGGCGACCGGGGCCTGCAGCTGGCGCCCACCCAGCGGGGCAGTGGCCGCCTGCCGTGGGTGAGCGCGGGCGAGTCGGACCAGGCGCCGAACTACGCGGGCGGCCCCGCGCCCGGAAACGGGGGCGAGGTCTCCGCGGGGGGGACACCGCCCTCCGTCACCGCCAGCGACCGCCGTCCCCAGGTGGACCCGGTGCGCGCCCAGGCGCTGGCCGCGGGCGGCGCGGAGGACGTCGGCTTGATGGAGCAGGAGGCCGCGCGGCTGGAGTCCCTGGAGCACGAACTGGACGGGCGCGCGGGCGCGCTGGAGCAGCGCGCGAAGACGCTGGCGCCCTGA
- a CDS encoding sigma-54 dependent transcriptional regulator: MARILVIDDHDTLREGMTVTLTRSGHTVSAVKSGADGLAAYKKGPFDLVVTDLKMDGLDGIAVTRALKQADPGAVVMVVTAFGTIETAVQAMQEGAYDFITKPFPPEVLRAKVDKGLELSATRRQVERLTARTDAHDADAALTHRDLVGDSEPMQKLLAQVRKVAASDATVLVRGESGTGKELVARMIHQRSPRKDGPFVVVHCAALAETLLESELFGHERGAFTGAVKRKLGRFELADGGTLFLDEIGEIPASVQTKLLRVLQEKELQRVGGEETLKVDVRVVSATHRDLQAEVKAGRFREDLYYRLHIVPLTLPPLRERPEDLPALARHFVAKHAPRVNRRVTGIDDATLRALARHAWPGNVRELENVMEQALVFAEGDTLTPQDLPPHLAGQTPRMDAGLPVPQGDRPLPEILEDLERQLIARAYEKAGGVKTETARLLGIKTSALYYKLEKYGFLPRGERPEEG, translated from the coding sequence ATGGCCCGCATCCTCGTCATCGACGACCACGACACCCTCCGCGAGGGCATGACCGTCACCCTCACCCGCTCCGGCCACACCGTGTCCGCGGTGAAGAGCGGGGCGGACGGGCTCGCCGCGTACAAGAAGGGCCCCTTCGACCTGGTCGTCACGGACCTGAAGATGGACGGCCTGGACGGCATCGCCGTGACGCGCGCCCTCAAGCAGGCGGACCCTGGCGCCGTCGTCATGGTGGTGACGGCTTTCGGAACCATCGAGACGGCCGTGCAGGCCATGCAGGAGGGCGCCTACGACTTCATCACCAAGCCCTTCCCGCCGGAGGTGCTGCGCGCCAAGGTGGACAAGGGGCTGGAGCTGTCCGCCACGCGCCGCCAGGTGGAGCGCCTCACCGCCCGCACGGACGCGCACGACGCCGACGCCGCCCTCACCCACCGCGACCTCGTGGGCGACAGCGAGCCCATGCAGAAGCTGCTCGCGCAGGTGCGCAAGGTGGCCGCGAGCGACGCCACCGTGCTGGTGCGCGGCGAGAGCGGCACCGGCAAGGAGCTGGTCGCCCGGATGATCCACCAGCGCTCCCCGCGCAAGGACGGCCCCTTCGTCGTGGTGCACTGCGCGGCCCTGGCGGAGACGCTCCTGGAGAGCGAGCTGTTCGGCCACGAGCGCGGCGCCTTCACGGGCGCGGTGAAGCGCAAGCTGGGCCGCTTCGAGCTGGCCGACGGCGGCACCCTCTTCCTGGACGAGATTGGAGAGATTCCCGCCTCCGTGCAGACAAAGCTCTTGCGCGTGCTCCAGGAGAAGGAGCTGCAGCGCGTGGGCGGCGAGGAGACGCTCAAGGTGGACGTGCGCGTGGTGAGCGCCACGCACCGCGACCTCCAGGCGGAGGTGAAGGCGGGCCGCTTCCGCGAGGACCTCTACTACCGGCTGCACATCGTCCCGCTCACCCTGCCGCCCCTGCGCGAGCGCCCCGAGGACCTGCCCGCGCTGGCGCGCCACTTCGTCGCCAAGCACGCGCCGAGGGTCAACCGGCGCGTCACCGGCATCGACGACGCGACGCTGCGCGCCCTGGCCCGCCACGCGTGGCCCGGCAACGTGCGCGAGCTGGAGAACGTGATGGAGCAGGCGCTCGTCTTCGCCGAGGGCGACACGCTCACCCCGCAGGACCTGCCCCCGCACCTGGCCGGCCAGACGCCGCGCATGGACGCGGGACTGCCCGTGCCCCAGGGCGACCGCCCCCTGCCGGAAATCCTGGAGGACCTGGAGCGCCAGCTCATCGCGCGCGCCTACGAGAAGGCCGGCGGCGTGAAGACGGAGACAGCCCGCCTGCTGGGCATCAAGACCTCCGCGCTGTACTACAAGCTGGAGAAGTACGGCTTCCTGCCCCGCGGCGAGCGCCCCGAGGAGGGATAG
- a CDS encoding NUDIX hydrolase, producing the protein MAHAPAALVALLARHVPTDDKEREDLSRMRDFATSLESPFSRSQAEAHFTGSAVVVDATGERVALLHHAKLKRWLQPGGHAEAGDGGDMEATALREAREETGCRVHLHPSAPRPLDVDVHVIPARKDEPEHRHLDVRYLVVAEDPEALAHDPAESFGIQWLGWDEALARADEAPLRRMLLKARSLARPERQ; encoded by the coding sequence ATGGCCCATGCCCCCGCTGCCCTCGTTGCCCTGCTCGCGCGCCACGTCCCCACGGACGACAAGGAGCGCGAGGACCTCTCGCGCATGCGCGACTTCGCCACGTCGCTGGAGTCGCCGTTCTCCCGCTCGCAGGCGGAGGCGCACTTCACCGGCAGCGCGGTGGTGGTGGACGCGACGGGGGAACGGGTGGCGCTGCTGCACCACGCGAAGCTGAAGCGGTGGTTGCAGCCCGGCGGGCACGCGGAGGCCGGGGACGGCGGCGACATGGAGGCCACCGCGCTGCGCGAGGCCCGCGAGGAGACGGGGTGCCGTGTGCACCTGCACCCCAGTGCGCCGCGGCCGTTGGACGTGGACGTGCACGTCATCCCCGCGCGCAAGGACGAGCCCGAGCACCGCCACCTGGATGTCCGCTACCTGGTGGTGGCGGAGGACCCGGAGGCACTTGCGCATGATCCGGCGGAGTCGTTCGGCATCCAGTGGCTGGGTTGGGACGAGGCGCTGGCGCGCGCGGATGAGGCGCCGCTGCGCCGCATGCTGCTCAAGGCGCGCTCGCTTGCTCGCCCGGAACGTCAATGA
- a CDS encoding TenA family transcriptional regulator encodes MLSTLKPAWDAACMPTLFRETAEGRHPPLHAWQRFLVHCFPIVENFPKYMGLSLAKTTYGVRPGDASIRRWLLQNLSVEARHAEWWIDWMQASGVDASSAFESPWRPEVQALHEHLLATCRDGSLAEGIAACNWAIEGVTGVWTRAVVEPFTAYARDGVRMDAAALRWLRAHARYDDAHPDEALEIIKLSIDVTAGEPVRVETAAHRSLTLLARVFESCCEV; translated from the coding sequence ATGTTGAGCACGCTCAAGCCCGCGTGGGACGCGGCGTGCATGCCCACGCTGTTCCGGGAGACAGCGGAAGGACGGCATCCGCCCCTGCACGCCTGGCAGCGGTTCCTGGTGCACTGCTTCCCCATCGTCGAGAACTTCCCCAAGTACATGGGGCTGTCGCTGGCGAAGACGACCTATGGCGTGCGTCCGGGCGACGCGAGCATCCGCCGCTGGCTCCTGCAGAACCTGAGCGTGGAGGCCCGCCACGCCGAGTGGTGGATCGACTGGATGCAGGCGTCGGGCGTGGACGCCTCCAGCGCCTTCGAGTCGCCGTGGAGGCCCGAGGTCCAGGCGCTCCACGAGCACCTGCTGGCCACCTGCCGCGATGGGTCGCTGGCGGAGGGCATCGCCGCGTGCAACTGGGCCATCGAGGGGGTCACCGGCGTCTGGACGCGCGCCGTGGTGGAGCCCTTCACCGCGTATGCCCGGGACGGCGTGCGCATGGACGCAGCCGCGCTGCGCTGGCTCCGGGCGCACGCCCGCTACGACGACGCGCACCCGGACGAGGCGCTGGAGATCATCAAGCTGTCCATCGACGTGACGGCGGGGGAGCCGGTGCGCGTGGAGACCGCGGCGCACCGGTCCCTGACGTTGCTGGCGCGCGTCTTCGAGTCCTGCTGCGAGGTGTGA